A genomic region of Xanthomonas campestris pv. phormiicola contains the following coding sequences:
- a CDS encoding putative sulfate exporter family transporter has protein sequence MRKTLGNIAAQLPGLLLAIAVAALALLAERAQLHWLGRPWIDALVFAIALGTLLRTALDLPAHAHAGIAFAAKLPLEVAIVLLGASVSFAAVGAAGGLLLGLIAATVLLAIGIGYGIGRLLGLPARLATLVACGNAICGNSAIVAAAPVIDADSDEVAASIAFTAALGIVVVLALPLAVPLFGLDQRHYGILAGMTVYAVPQVLAATLPVGAISAQVGALVKLMRVVMLGPVMLLLGLTAGRPGAARLPLQRLLPWFVLGFIGMMLLRSSGLLPLALADAAQRVSALLTLVAMAALGLSVNLRSVLASGGRVLAAGTLSLLALAGISGLLVWWLP, from the coding sequence ATGCGCAAGACACTAGGCAACATCGCAGCGCAGCTGCCGGGCCTGTTGCTGGCGATCGCGGTCGCCGCGCTGGCGCTGCTGGCGGAGCGGGCGCAACTGCACTGGCTGGGCCGGCCGTGGATCGATGCGCTGGTGTTCGCGATCGCGCTCGGCACGCTGCTGCGCACGGCGCTGGATCTGCCGGCACATGCCCATGCCGGCATCGCCTTCGCCGCCAAGCTGCCGCTGGAAGTGGCGATCGTGCTGCTCGGCGCGTCGGTCAGCTTCGCTGCGGTCGGCGCGGCCGGCGGCCTGCTGCTGGGGCTGATCGCGGCGACGGTGTTGCTGGCGATCGGCATCGGCTACGGCATCGGCCGCCTGCTCGGGCTGCCGGCACGGCTGGCCACGCTGGTCGCCTGCGGCAATGCGATCTGCGGCAACTCGGCGATCGTCGCGGCGGCGCCGGTGATCGACGCCGATTCGGACGAGGTGGCCGCCTCGATCGCGTTCACCGCGGCGCTGGGCATCGTGGTGGTGCTGGCCTTGCCGCTGGCGGTGCCGCTGTTCGGCCTGGATCAGCGCCACTATGGCATCCTCGCCGGCATGACCGTGTACGCGGTGCCGCAGGTGCTGGCGGCGACGCTGCCGGTCGGCGCCATCAGCGCGCAGGTCGGCGCGCTGGTCAAGCTGATGCGGGTGGTGATGCTGGGACCGGTGATGCTGCTGCTCGGGCTGACCGCCGGCCGGCCGGGCGCCGCGCGGTTGCCGCTGCAGCGCCTGCTGCCGTGGTTCGTGCTGGGCTTCATCGGCATGATGCTGTTGCGCTCCTCGGGCCTGTTGCCGCTGGCGCTGGCGGACGCGGCGCAACGCGTTTCGGCGCTGCTGACCCTGGTGGCGATGGCGGCGCTGGGCCTGTCGGTGAACCTGCGCTCGGTGCTGGCGTCCGGCGGCCGCGTGCTGGCCGCGGGCACGCTGTCGCTGCTGGCGCTGGCCGGCATCAGCGGGTTGTTGGTGTGGTGGCTGCCGTGA
- a CDS encoding arabinogalactan endo-1,4-beta-galactosidase, whose translation MPHPRRHRMPALALALAAALVSAAAGAGPLYLGADLSYVNEMEDCGVQYREHGAVQDPFVLFHAHGANLVRVRLWNDARWTRYSDLSDVKKTIRRARAQGMQVLLDFHYSDDWADGEKQLIPKAWAAITNQDELARTLYGYTYDTLSALDRAGLMPELVQVGNESNSDLLDSRPWDKRRPIDWTRNAKLLRAGIQAVRDAGARSTIKPKVMLHIAQPENVEPWFAAASKAGVRDFDFIGISYYRKWSSESMAGLGATIKRLRQRYPAEVMVVETAYPWTLASGDTSQNLLGEDSLIRGYPATPQGQLDYLVDLTQLVIDNGGSGVVYWEPAWTSSSCKTRWGTGSSWENASFFDFAHGNELLPGIGFMRHAYRPAPQAGTDAATPPHAQDPQP comes from the coding sequence ATGCCGCACCCACGCCGTCACCGGATGCCAGCGCTCGCGCTGGCCCTCGCCGCCGCCCTCGTCTCCGCCGCCGCCGGCGCCGGTCCGCTGTATCTGGGCGCCGACCTGTCCTACGTCAACGAGATGGAAGACTGCGGCGTGCAGTACCGCGAACACGGCGCGGTGCAGGATCCGTTCGTGCTGTTCCATGCGCACGGCGCCAACCTGGTGCGCGTGCGCCTGTGGAACGATGCGCGCTGGACCCGCTACAGCGACCTGAGCGACGTCAAGAAGACCATCCGCCGCGCGCGCGCGCAGGGCATGCAGGTGCTGCTGGACTTCCACTACTCCGACGACTGGGCCGATGGCGAAAAGCAATTGATTCCCAAGGCCTGGGCCGCGATCACCAACCAGGACGAACTGGCGCGCACGCTGTACGGCTACACCTACGACACGCTGAGCGCGCTGGACCGCGCCGGGCTGATGCCGGAGCTGGTGCAGGTCGGCAACGAGAGCAACTCGGACCTGCTGGACAGCCGGCCATGGGACAAGCGGCGGCCGATCGACTGGACGCGCAACGCCAAGCTGCTGCGCGCCGGCATCCAGGCGGTGCGCGACGCCGGCGCGCGTTCGACGATCAAGCCGAAGGTGATGCTGCACATCGCCCAGCCGGAAAACGTGGAGCCGTGGTTCGCCGCGGCGAGCAAGGCCGGCGTGCGCGACTTCGACTTCATCGGCATCAGCTACTACCGCAAGTGGTCCAGCGAATCGATGGCCGGGCTCGGCGCCACCATCAAGCGCCTGCGCCAGCGCTACCCCGCCGAGGTGATGGTGGTGGAGACCGCCTACCCGTGGACGCTGGCCAGCGGCGACACCTCGCAGAACCTGCTCGGCGAGGACTCGCTCATTCGCGGCTACCCGGCCACGCCGCAGGGGCAGCTGGACTACCTGGTCGATCTCACCCAGCTGGTGATCGACAACGGCGGCAGCGGCGTCGTGTACTGGGAACCGGCCTGGACCAGCAGCAGTTGCAAGACGCGCTGGGGCACCGGCTCGTCGTGGGAGAACGCCAGCTTCTTCGATTTCGCGCACGGCAACGAACTGCTGCCCGGCATCGGCTTCATGCGCCACGCCTACCGGCCCGCGCCGCAGGCCGGCACCGACGCGGCGACGCCGCCGCACGCACAGGACCCGCAACCATGA
- a CDS encoding LysR family transcriptional regulator, with protein sequence MTLEQLALFVAVAERQHLTLGAQAAHRTPSAASAAIKALETRYGVPLFDRVGRGIALTAAGAAFFEEAKAILARTRAAELALSEWRGVLRGTLDLHASQTVASYWLPMRLMAFHARFPQIQIRLSVGNTESVARAVVEGRAELGFVEGGVHDPQLQLSALGHDRLLVVAAPTHPLAGRLRLGLPRLAQASTWIMREAGSGTRSEFEAALRAAGVAPERLRVALTLPSNEAVLSAVHAGHSLAAISQLAAAPWLESGRLQGVGAALGARTFHALRHRERSLGAAAAALLDSGIASGAGG encoded by the coding sequence GTGACCCTGGAACAACTCGCCCTGTTCGTCGCCGTCGCCGAACGCCAGCACCTGACCCTGGGCGCGCAGGCCGCGCATCGCACGCCGTCGGCGGCCAGCGCCGCGATCAAGGCGCTGGAAACCCGGTACGGCGTGCCGCTGTTCGACCGGGTCGGGCGCGGCATCGCGCTGACCGCCGCCGGCGCGGCGTTCTTCGAGGAAGCCAAGGCGATCCTGGCGCGCACCCGCGCCGCGGAACTGGCCTTGAGCGAATGGCGCGGCGTGCTGCGCGGCACCCTGGACCTGCACGCCAGCCAGACCGTGGCCAGCTACTGGCTGCCGATGCGGCTGATGGCCTTCCACGCGCGCTTCCCGCAGATCCAGATCCGCCTGAGCGTGGGCAACACCGAAAGCGTGGCGCGCGCGGTGGTCGAGGGCCGCGCGGAACTGGGGTTCGTCGAAGGCGGCGTGCACGATCCGCAGTTGCAGCTGTCCGCGCTCGGCCACGACCGCCTGCTGGTGGTCGCCGCGCCGACCCACCCGCTGGCCGGACGCCTGCGCCTGGGGCTGCCGCGGCTGGCCCAGGCCAGCACCTGGATCATGCGCGAAGCCGGCTCGGGCACACGTTCGGAGTTCGAAGCGGCGCTGCGCGCGGCCGGGGTCGCGCCGGAACGCCTGCGCGTGGCGCTGACCCTGCCATCGAACGAAGCGGTGCTGTCGGCGGTGCACGCCGGCCACAGCCTGGCGGCGATCTCGCAGCTGGCGGCCGCGCCGTGGCTGGAAAGCGGCCGCCTGCAAGGCGTCGGCGCGGCGCTGGGCGCGCGCACGTTCCACGCACTGCGCCATCGCGAACGCAGCCTGGGTGCGGCGGCCGCGGCCCTGCTCGACAGCGGCATCGCCAGCGGCGCAGGCGGCTGA
- a CDS encoding TonB-dependent receptor yields the protein MPLEHHRRPACRRAQHPAGRTLLGSAIVLALASSFGAHAQTVAADPAPPAGTSSSDAGQAPVTLDNVMVIGQRASLDQAVQAKQLDDHVVEVISADNMGQMPNVTVAEALVRLPGVNGTRDRGNESLATVRGLGPRMTMGTVNGREIASSEPNRAVRWEVFPTEIVSTVKVYKTQSADLVAGGIAATVDISTISPLDHTGPTFVGTAGPIYYDEAKDVDGYSPWGNRLGASWIHRFNDNLAIALGATYQKQKNAGVSIGSWGYTDDSNARDVDGDGKVDYTPWGAADQLKLTEQTRTGAMGTVQWRSGDFELKLDGLYSRIKIDEDQRQNWFNNLGYSVFSASNPYTAPGSSYTIVDGDVVAATLANSNLQVDHVISHYNEVKTLAAAGLNAKWSGDVWTLGGDLSFSQAKRDNDWRAIKFGSNPDTISYDFRHGVTPSITTSSDTPEWGISGQTEPQALRDRIAALALSASRSIEDSPITALQFGARAARREKQNRHSSSFQSNFDQPISAYQDLIYPVSMPDLNVPALTGGDLNAIAMAGFGGFDPSLASEQLLDHWNVKENVREAFAKAVFSSQWFGIDVTGNAGVRVVHTDTTSDGYDTIGGVVQPSSASNDYTDVLPSATLNFLLDDERILRFSVAKVIARPPLDELRTGRALDDPNTTVGQLTGSGGNPKLDPFRATQVDLSYEWYFHKEALAALALYRKWVDSSIGYKTQHETIDGRDYLISGPFNGGGGYINGAELTFQTPFFFIPHMENFGVYSNYSYVESNLHEFSPADDPLPLSGLARNTGTFDLWYSNSKFEARVGYKYHSPYTVVYGWNAARLARLESEGTVDLSLAWRFSEHLGLKFQVGNLTNEPLRAYSDNKRNRLANQDDGGYQLFGRRFALEATYTF from the coding sequence ATGCCTTTGGAACACCACCGTCGCCCGGCTTGTCGGCGCGCGCAGCACCCGGCCGGCCGCACGCTGCTCGGCTCGGCCATCGTCCTGGCCCTGGCCAGCAGCTTCGGCGCCCACGCGCAGACCGTCGCCGCCGATCCGGCGCCGCCGGCCGGCACCTCGAGCAGCGATGCCGGGCAGGCACCGGTCACCCTGGACAACGTGATGGTGATCGGCCAGCGCGCCAGCCTCGACCAGGCCGTGCAGGCCAAACAGCTCGACGACCACGTGGTCGAGGTGATCTCCGCCGACAACATGGGGCAGATGCCCAATGTCACCGTGGCCGAGGCGCTGGTGCGCCTGCCCGGCGTCAACGGTACCCGCGACCGCGGCAACGAAAGCCTGGCCACGGTGCGCGGCCTGGGTCCGCGCATGACCATGGGCACCGTCAACGGCCGCGAGATCGCCTCGTCCGAGCCCAACCGCGCGGTGCGCTGGGAAGTGTTCCCCACCGAGATCGTCTCCACGGTCAAGGTCTACAAGACCCAATCGGCGGACCTGGTGGCCGGCGGCATCGCCGCCACGGTGGACATCTCCACGATCAGCCCGCTCGACCATACCGGCCCCACGTTCGTCGGCACCGCCGGCCCGATCTACTACGACGAGGCCAAGGACGTGGACGGCTATTCGCCCTGGGGCAACCGCCTCGGCGCCAGCTGGATCCACCGCTTCAACGACAACCTGGCGATCGCGCTCGGCGCCACCTACCAGAAGCAGAAGAATGCCGGCGTCTCCATCGGCAGCTGGGGCTATACCGACGACAGCAATGCGCGCGACGTCGATGGCGACGGCAAGGTCGACTACACGCCGTGGGGCGCGGCCGACCAGCTCAAGCTGACCGAACAGACCCGGACCGGTGCGATGGGCACCGTGCAGTGGCGCTCGGGCGACTTCGAACTCAAGCTCGACGGCCTGTATTCGCGGATCAAGATCGACGAGGACCAGCGCCAGAACTGGTTCAACAACCTCGGCTACAGCGTCTTCTCCGCCAGCAATCCGTATACCGCGCCCGGCTCGTCCTACACCATCGTCGATGGCGACGTGGTCGCCGCCACGCTGGCCAATTCCAACCTGCAGGTGGACCACGTCATCAGCCACTACAACGAGGTCAAGACGCTCGCCGCCGCCGGCCTCAACGCGAAGTGGAGCGGCGACGTGTGGACCCTGGGCGGCGATCTGTCGTTCTCGCAGGCCAAGCGCGACAACGACTGGCGGGCGATCAAGTTCGGCAGCAATCCCGACACCATCTCCTACGACTTCCGCCACGGCGTCACGCCGTCGATCACCACCAGTTCCGACACGCCCGAATGGGGCATCAGCGGGCAGACCGAGCCGCAGGCGCTGCGCGACCGGATCGCGGCGCTGGCGCTCAGCGCCAGCCGCAGCATCGAGGACTCGCCGATCACCGCACTGCAGTTCGGCGCGCGCGCGGCGCGGCGCGAGAAGCAGAACCGCCATTCCAGCAGTTTCCAGTCCAACTTCGACCAGCCGATCTCCGCGTACCAGGACCTGATTTACCCGGTAAGCATGCCCGACCTGAACGTGCCGGCCCTGACTGGCGGCGACCTGAACGCGATCGCCATGGCCGGCTTCGGCGGCTTCGATCCGAGCCTGGCCAGCGAGCAGTTGCTGGACCATTGGAACGTCAAGGAGAACGTGCGCGAAGCCTTCGCCAAGGCGGTATTCAGTTCGCAGTGGTTCGGCATCGACGTCACCGGCAACGCCGGCGTGCGCGTGGTCCACACCGACACCACCAGCGACGGCTACGACACCATCGGCGGCGTGGTCCAGCCCAGCAGCGCCAGCAACGACTACACCGACGTATTGCCCAGCGCCACGCTCAACTTCCTGCTCGACGACGAGCGCATCCTGCGCTTCTCGGTGGCCAAGGTGATCGCGCGTCCGCCGCTGGACGAACTGCGCACCGGCCGCGCGCTCGACGATCCCAACACCACCGTCGGCCAGCTGACCGGCAGCGGCGGCAACCCGAAGCTGGATCCGTTCCGCGCCACCCAGGTCGACCTGTCCTACGAGTGGTACTTCCACAAGGAAGCGCTGGCCGCGCTGGCGCTGTACCGCAAGTGGGTGGACTCGAGCATCGGCTACAAGACCCAGCACGAGACCATCGACGGCCGCGACTACCTGATCAGCGGCCCGTTCAACGGCGGCGGCGGCTACATCAACGGCGCCGAGCTGACCTTCCAGACGCCGTTCTTCTTCATCCCGCACATGGAGAACTTCGGCGTCTACTCGAACTACTCCTACGTCGAATCCAACCTGCACGAGTTCTCGCCGGCCGACGATCCGCTGCCGCTCAGCGGCCTGGCGCGCAACACCGGCACCTTCGACCTGTGGTACAGCAACAGCAAGTTCGAAGCGCGGGTGGGCTACAAGTACCACAGCCCCTACACCGTGGTGTACGGCTGGAATGCCGCACGCCTGGCGCGGCTGGAGAGCGAAGGCACGGTGGACCTGAGCCTGGCCTGGCGCTTCAGCGAGCACCTGGGGCTGAAGTTCCAGGTCGGCAACCTGACCAACGAGCCGTTGCGCGCCTACAGCGACAACAAGCGCAACCGCCTGGCCAACCAGGACGACGGCGGCTATCAGCTGTTCGGCCGCCGCTTCGCGCTGGAAGCCACCTACACGTTCTGA